The Paenibacillus wynnii DNA window TATTATTGGTATCCATATAACCTGGAGCAATGGCGTTGACGTTGATATTATGCTTCGCCCACTCATTGGCCATCAAGCGAGTAATACCCATCACTCCGCTCTTGGAAGCGGTATACGAAGGTACCCGAATCCCCCCTTGGAAAGAAAGCATGGACGCAATATTAATGATCTTCCCGCCATTACCCTGGCTGATGAATTGCTTCGCAGCGGCTTGACAGAAGAAGAATACAGACTTCACATTAATATCCATAACATCGTCCCAATCCTGCTCTGTGAAGTCTATGGAATCCGCTCGGCGAATAATGCCTGCATTGTTGACCAAAATATCAAGTCTTCCAAATGCTTCAACCGTTTGTGCAATAATCCCGTTGATAGGTTCTGTAGTCATTAGATTGGCTTTAATTCCAACAAAGCGTCTTCCCAAAGCCTTAATTTCCGCCTCTGTTTCAGGCATGTCCACATAGTCGACACCAACGACATCCGCACCCGCTTGGGCCAATCCGAGAGCCATACCTTTGCCAAGTCCAGTGCTGGCACCGGTTACGATCGCTACTTTACCTTTTAGATTGAAATTTTCAAGAATCATGAGCGTATTCCTCCTATATCTTCTATTAATAAGTTGTTGTTTATTTTATAGGGCAAAAAAGGATTCAAATGCAATATCATGAAATACAACGCGAGTATCCCGGGTCAAAACGAACAGCATGACATCCACTACGTCAGAAGCTTTCAGGAATTTTTCCCTAGGAACCTGGCGATCTCCCCAAAAAGCAGTGTCTGCTCCGCCTGGATTCAAGGTGGTCACGCGGATGTTCTGGTCCTTCACCTGCATAGCAAGACCCTGGGAGAACATATTAACTGCGGCCTTAGCCGTGCAATACATTGGGGCTCCTGGGTTAGCCCGTTTGGCGGCCATAGAACCGATATTGATAATATGGGCTCCATCTTCCTTATTGGCCATCGGGATGAAGTGCTTGCAACAAAGGAATGTACCCTTCACATTTACATCCATGGTTACGTCATATTGCTCTTCTGCCATGGCCTCTACCTTAGCAGGAATGGACAGTCCAGCCAGATTGACTAGAATATCTGCTTGCCCGTAAGTTTTTTGCGCCAGTTGAAATACAGCTTTTACTTCTTCTTCGTTAGTAACATCCAACTTCGCAACAGTTACAGAAACCTCTTTGGCTTCATATTCTGTCTTCATTTGATTCAACATTTCGGTGTCGTTGGAAGCCAATACCAACTTCACACCTTGGGAGGCAAGTTCCGAAGTCAATATCGTACCCATACCTCCAGTTGCTCCTATAATAACTGCTACTTTATTCTGCAAGGATCTCAATTTGCACTACCCCTTTCATGGATTAGTAAGTTAATAGGATTTTGCCCAGGTTCTCACCACGAATCATCTTTTGGATGGCTTCTTCAGCCTTTTCTACAGGCATCGTGTCGCTAATAATTCTCTCCAGATCATACTGCTTAGATTCTACGATCTCTTCCAACATCCGAACCGTGCGAGTAAAGTCTTGGAAGGTATACACTCGGCTGCCGACAAGAGTTAGTTCCTTGAAAATCGTCTTCAGCACATCCGCCTCTGGACGTTTGTGGGGAAACCCGACGAATACAACAGTACCACGAATGGCGCACAAATCCGTTGCGCTAATCAATCCCGCCTGCGAACCCGATACCTCGAACACTACATCATAGCCTGCTTCTTCGGTAATCTCAGCGGATAGGGCTGCAACATCCTCATGACTTGGATTAATAGCCTCGAATCCAAAGGACTTGATTATCTCAATACGAGCTTCATTAAGTTCCGTGAACACTACCCGGTCCGCTCCGCAACGTTTTGCTACAATACCGATCACCATACCAATAGGTCCACCGCCAATAATAAGGACCTTGTCTCCTGCCTTCGTTCCACCGCGCTGATTCACATGGAACCCTACTGCGAAGGGCTCAGTCAATGCTGCTATCCGATCTGACATAGAGTCCTTCAGCTTAATGACCTTGGCAGCCGGAGCCTTCACATAATCAGCAAATCCACCATCCGTATGGATGCCGAGCAACTTCAACGACCGGCACACATGCCAGTTGCCTTCTTGGCAAGCAGCGCACTCCCCACAGCTGATAAGTGGTTCTACAACTACACGATCACCAATCTTAAGATCTGAACGCTTGGAAGAATTGATTTTCTCTACAACCCCGGTGAACTCATGTCCCAGAATGACAGGAGTTTTGGCCGATGGATGTTTTCCCTTATATATGGTCACATCTGAGCCGCATACGCCTGCGTATTTCACTTTAATAAGAATTTCCTCTTCACCTAATACGGGTACGGGTACATCCTTAACTTCAATATGCTCCCAATCAGTAAGAACTGCTGCTTTCATCGTTTTCTCTCCTCCTGTTTTAGACCCATGATTAGAAATAACCGCCACGTTTCACAACTTCCGTAGGTGTCAAACCGTCTACAATCATTTGCTTAATCTCTTTCTCATTTTCCTTAATGTACTCTGACTTAAGCAGTACATCGTAGGCCAGATTCCGTGGAATTACGATAACGCCATCAATATCGCCCAGGATCACATCACCCGGGTAAACGAACACATCACCCAGCTTCACTGGCATCTGCCAGCCAATCATCCGAAAGCGTCCCAACATACCGTTTGAGGTTCTGTATTTGCAGAATACCGGAAAATTCTGTTCTAAGACTTTATCTGTATCACGTACCCCGCCATCCACGATTGCACCTCTGCAACCCCGACGTTTAGAGGCCATCGTCATGATCTCTCCCCACTGGGCAGATTCATCGTCGCCGCTTGTATCCCAAATGCAGATCGAATCCTCATTCAGTTCTTCCAGCATCTTTGCCCGTTGCTCCATCTCACTGGTCAGCGTCAAATTCTTTGAGCCTTTGACCGTAAATGCGATCCCCGCTACCTTCATGTCTTCTCGGAGCGGAAGAATTTCTTTAGGCATCGTCTGGTATACATATCCCAATTCTCTTAGAACATCATTAACTGCAGAGGTGAACACCTGTTCATAACGATCGCATAACTCTTTCTCCGAGATAGGCAGCTTTACAATTTCATGCTGCTCCCGTGATGCTGTAAATTCATCCAAATTCATAGCAATGCCTCCATGTCGATTTATAATAGATTGATTTCTCTTATTAAAATCATAAGCGGAGTAAGCCTTTTCATCCATGCACGTAATAAGGTTTGTTTTATCCGATTCGCTTATATTCATACGTCAGTAGGGAATGTTATAATAAGCAATAATGATAAGTTGAAGTGAGGTGTTATTGGTTTATGTATGATTTCGTTGTATCGGATATCAGCTATGTACTTGAGCGCCAGCCTGATCCCTCCTGGCGAACCGGAGAAATTCGCAATCGGACTCACCATATCCTGGCCATCAATAAAAGCGGTAAAGCCCTTTATAATATTGAAGGAACCAATCACATGATTACAAAGGGGGATCTGCTCTACTTCCCGAAGGGATTAGCCCACTCCGGAATCAGTGATACGGATGATCCTTGGGGCTTTTATATGGTAGCTTTCGATCTGGAGAGCCCTTCCGGGGAAACTGGATTTCCCTCTTATTATTCCGGTGTCATTCATTCTTCTTTCTATCATAAAATTGTAGAGTTGTTCCAAGCGCTGGGACCGGCATGGACCGGTAAGAAGCCCGGCCATTTACTGTATTGCCGCAGCATAGTCATGGAAATTCTGTACCACATGATTCGGGCTCGAACCTTCTCTCTACCCAACTCTCCCCATACACCAGCTATTGAGAACATCATCAATCTGATGCAGGAAAATTACAGTCTTCATTATAATGTGCAGGAGTTGGCGGCATTGGCCGGACTAAGCCCCTCACACTTTCGATTAGTATTTAAGAAAGTGACGGGCCAGTCTATATTGGATTACCAAAACCAGATTAAGCTCGGTAAAGCTAAGGATTTGCTATTAAGCGGAGAATGTAACGTGACAGAAGCCGCATCACAGACCGGATTCGGTAATGTGTATTACTTCAGTCGATTATTTAAACAGGTTATGGGCTTTAATCCGTCTCATTATTTGAGGAAGTAACATACGCAAAAAAAGGTTAGTGGGCATAAGCCCACTAACCTTTTTACATACTACAAGATTTTATATAAAATTATTTAGCGCCAAACAATTCTTTGTAGCTGGCTTCTCTTTCAACAAGGATCTTGTTAAGATTAGCATCTTTTTTCATTGTTTCAACTAACTTGTCCCAAGATTCGATAGGTTCTTTACCCATGATAACTTTGATCTTCATGTCTTGAATTTTCTTACCAATTTCCGGCCCTACCTTAGTATCCGTTTCGGAACTAACTCCACTATTGTTGATATACACACCATTTTCAATACGTTCAGCAATGACCTTCTTGTCACGCTCGAAATATGCTGTCGGATATCCAGGAGCTGGTACAATACGGCTGTAAGGATCTACATTCGTCCAGATATTGCTTAATGCTTTACCTGCCAATTTCGTAAACTCTTCATTTACTACTTTAACGCCGTCTGTCTCTGTAAAGTGAACATCTTTCAGTCCAAAGTTCGCAAGTTCCATACCTTCAGGAGTAGCGCCATAGTCAAAGAACTCAAGAATTTTCTTCACCTTTTCTTCCGGTACTTTCTTGGAAATCAAGTAATTTCCGAAGAAACCGCCTTCTTTAATAGCATACTTTTCTCCAGTTGCAGGGCTAACTAAGGTTGGTACATGTTCAAGGGCTGCATCTGGAGCTATCGTTGACAGTGTTTGAAGGATTTCACCTAACACTTTAGAATCCATCGCACTAGGCATCATTCCTAATTTGCCCTGCTTCATCATATCAATGACTTGTGTGCTCTCCATGATGGCAAAGTCAGGTGCCATAACTCCCTCTTTGTACGCTTTTTGAAGCCATAAGATTGCATCACGAGTAGCAGGCTCAAAATCTTTAACTTTTGTAGGCTCACCAGGTAAATTAACATAAAAACCGTTATATCCATTAAATACATCTTCCACAAACTCAAGCTTATCCATCCAGCCTTCTGCGACACTCGAACTAAAGCCATAAGTGTCTTTCTTGCCGTTGCCATCCGGGTCTTGCTCAGTGAAGGCTTTAAGAACGGTATACAATTCATCCATAGTTGTAGGCATTTCTAAACCTAACTTTGTAAGCCAATCCTGACGTAACATTGGGAATGGAGCACCTCCAACGAGCGGACGAGGGCGAGGCAAACCATAAACTTTACCGTCAACCTTGGAGTTATCAATACTTTCTTTTGGATATGTTTTTGCAATGTTTGGATAGTCCTTCAAAAACGGAGTCAAGTCCCAAAAGGCTCCACTATCAATAGCGTTCAGAACAGCAGCATCGTAAATCCATGTGGTTAAAAGAACATCAGGAATTTGTCCTGAAGCCAACATGACCTGAAACTTATCTCCATAGTTATTAGAAGGCACATAGGTTATGTCCAATTTGGTGTTTGTACGTTTCTCCATCTCAAGTTCAATTGCATTGTCATTAGCCGGAGCTTCTGCACCATAGTTAATCGTTGATAGACTAATCTTTGTCGGCTCTTTTACAGAATTCTCTGCAGCAGGTTTTGATGCTTCTGGTGTTGTCTCCTCATTATTACCGCCACAACCAGCAAGCGCACCAGTCAATAATACCGTTGAAGACAGAGCTAACGTAAATAATTTCTTTTTCATTTCTTTTCATCCCCTTCTTCTCTTCTAATATAATTAGCAATCTATGTGATAATCATCCCTTAACAGAGCCAAGCATAACACCCTTGGCAAAATGCTTCTGCAGGAATGGGTACACTATAAGAATAGGAACCGTGGCAATAATTACAGCTGCCATCTTGATGGTCTGCGGCGGAACTTGTTGTCCGGCTTCAGCTCCAGCTGTAGGGTCCCCAATGCCTGTCTCTGACATGACCAGCATGCCTTGCAACAAAACTTGCAGCGGTCGTTTGTCAGGATCTGAAATATACAGAAGTGCATTAAAGAATGTATTCCAATATCCAACTGCAAAAAATAATCCGAATGCAGCCAAAGCTGGCAGCGATAGAGGCAATATGATCTGGAAGAATATTCTGAGATCATTAGCCCCATCAATATGTGCGGATTCTTCTAGGCTTTCAGGAATACCATCGAAGAAGGTCTTGAGCAGCAAAGCATTCCAACCACTGAGCAATCCGGGCAGGATTATAGACCATAGACTATCCATGAGGCCAAGTTCCCTTATAACCAAGTAATTCGGAATAATACCAGGGCTGAACAATATCGTAATCAACAGCGCAATCATCAACACCTTGTGCCCGAACAATCTTTTTCTCGAGATCATATAAGCAAATGCAGCAGATACCATCAGACTAAGTGCAGTTCCGAAGATAGCCAGATAGGCGCTGACTCCAAGTGATCGAATAAATGTTTTGGTGGAAAAAATGTACTCATAAGCTGATAACGTAAATGTTTCTGGAAAAAGGATAAAGCTTTTACTTGCTGCTTCTATCGGATCCGCAAACGAGTTAATAAGAACATAATAGAAGGGAAATAATGAGATAAGGCCGATTATAGTTAGTAAAATAACGTTTATGTTAGCAAAAATTCTCTCCCCTAGCGATTCTCGCATAGTTGACACTCCTTTTGATTTTATTCTTTTATATTTTTATTTTATTAATAGAAACCTGATCCTCCAGCCTTCTTAACCATCTTATTAGATAAGATGACAAGCAGGAGCCCGATCGCCGACTTGAACAATCCTACAGCAGTGGTATAGCTGAACTGAGACTGCTTCACACCTACACGATAGATATAAGTATCAAATACATCGGATACACTTGATACAGCTGAATTCTGTAATAGGAAGACTTGTTCGAAGCCAACATCCATAATGTGTCCGAGCTTCAGAATAAGCAGAATAATAATAACATTCTGGATTGCAGGGATCGTAATACTCCACATTTGCTGAATTCGATTGGCTCCATCGATCCGTGCGGCTTCATACAACTGAGGATCCACATTGGCCATCGCTGCTAGAAAGATTACTGTCCCCCAACCTGCTTCCTTCCATATACTCTGGCCCGTGAGGAAGCCCCAGAAATATTCAGGTGTCGTTAACCATTCAATTCGATCAAAACCCAACGAGATCAGAACGTTATTGACTAGTCCTTCTCCAGTAGAAAACATTGTAAAGGTAAGACCGGCAATGATTACCCATGACAGAAAGTGAGGAAGATATACAATCGA harbors:
- the kduD gene encoding 2-dehydro-3-deoxy-D-gluconate 5-dehydrogenase KduD gives rise to the protein MILENFNLKGKVAIVTGASTGLGKGMALGLAQAGADVVGVDYVDMPETEAEIKALGRRFVGIKANLMTTEPINGIIAQTVEAFGRLDILVNNAGIIRRADSIDFTEQDWDDVMDINVKSVFFFCQAAAKQFISQGNGGKIINIASMLSFQGGIRVPSYTASKSGVMGITRLMANEWAKHNINVNAIAPGYMDTNNTAQIRADEARDKAILERIPSGRWGMPGDLAGPVVFLASDAAQYVNGYTLAVDGGWLAR
- a CDS encoding SDR family oxidoreductase; protein product: MRSLQNKVAVIIGATGGMGTILTSELASQGVKLVLASNDTEMLNQMKTEYEAKEVSVTVAKLDVTNEEEVKAVFQLAQKTYGQADILVNLAGLSIPAKVEAMAEEQYDVTMDVNVKGTFLCCKHFIPMANKEDGAHIINIGSMAAKRANPGAPMYCTAKAAVNMFSQGLAMQVKDQNIRVTTLNPGGADTAFWGDRQVPREKFLKASDVVDVMLFVLTRDTRVVFHDIAFESFFAL
- a CDS encoding zinc-dependent alcohol dehydrogenase, with amino-acid sequence MKAAVLTDWEHIEVKDVPVPVLGEEEILIKVKYAGVCGSDVTIYKGKHPSAKTPVILGHEFTGVVEKINSSKRSDLKIGDRVVVEPLISCGECAACQEGNWHVCRSLKLLGIHTDGGFADYVKAPAAKVIKLKDSMSDRIAALTEPFAVGFHVNQRGGTKAGDKVLIIGGGPIGMVIGIVAKRCGADRVVFTELNEARIEIIKSFGFEAINPSHEDVAALSAEITEEAGYDVVFEVSGSQAGLISATDLCAIRGTVVFVGFPHKRPEADVLKTIFKELTLVGSRVYTFQDFTRTVRMLEEIVESKQYDLERIISDTMPVEKAEEAIQKMIRGENLGKILLTY
- a CDS encoding RraA family protein, yielding MNLDEFTASREQHEIVKLPISEKELCDRYEQVFTSAVNDVLRELGYVYQTMPKEILPLREDMKVAGIAFTVKGSKNLTLTSEMEQRAKMLEELNEDSICIWDTSGDDESAQWGEIMTMASKRRGCRGAIVDGGVRDTDKVLEQNFPVFCKYRTSNGMLGRFRMIGWQMPVKLGDVFVYPGDVILGDIDGVIVIPRNLAYDVLLKSEYIKENEKEIKQMIVDGLTPTEVVKRGGYF
- a CDS encoding AraC family transcriptional regulator — protein: MYDFVVSDISYVLERQPDPSWRTGEIRNRTHHILAINKSGKALYNIEGTNHMITKGDLLYFPKGLAHSGISDTDDPWGFYMVAFDLESPSGETGFPSYYSGVIHSSFYHKIVELFQALGPAWTGKKPGHLLYCRSIVMEILYHMIRARTFSLPNSPHTPAIENIINLMQENYSLHYNVQELAALAGLSPSHFRLVFKKVTGQSILDYQNQIKLGKAKDLLLSGECNVTEAASQTGFGNVYYFSRLFKQVMGFNPSHYLRK
- a CDS encoding extracellular solute-binding protein — protein: MKKKLFTLALSSTVLLTGALAGCGGNNEETTPEASKPAAENSVKEPTKISLSTINYGAEAPANDNAIELEMEKRTNTKLDITYVPSNNYGDKFQVMLASGQIPDVLLTTWIYDAAVLNAIDSGAFWDLTPFLKDYPNIAKTYPKESIDNSKVDGKVYGLPRPRPLVGGAPFPMLRQDWLTKLGLEMPTTMDELYTVLKAFTEQDPDGNGKKDTYGFSSSVAEGWMDKLEFVEDVFNGYNGFYVNLPGEPTKVKDFEPATRDAILWLQKAYKEGVMAPDFAIMESTQVIDMMKQGKLGMMPSAMDSKVLGEILQTLSTIAPDAALEHVPTLVSPATGEKYAIKEGGFFGNYLISKKVPEEKVKKILEFFDYGATPEGMELANFGLKDVHFTETDGVKVVNEEFTKLAGKALSNIWTNVDPYSRIVPAPGYPTAYFERDKKVIAERIENGVYINNSGVSSETDTKVGPEIGKKIQDMKIKVIMGKEPIESWDKLVETMKKDANLNKILVEREASYKELFGAK
- a CDS encoding carbohydrate ABC transporter permease, which encodes MRESLGERIFANINVILLTIIGLISLFPFYYVLINSFADPIEAASKSFILFPETFTLSAYEYIFSTKTFIRSLGVSAYLAIFGTALSLMVSAAFAYMISRKRLFGHKVLMIALLITILFSPGIIPNYLVIRELGLMDSLWSIILPGLLSGWNALLLKTFFDGIPESLEESAHIDGANDLRIFFQIILPLSLPALAAFGLFFAVGYWNTFFNALLYISDPDKRPLQVLLQGMLVMSETGIGDPTAGAEAGQQVPPQTIKMAAVIIATVPILIVYPFLQKHFAKGVMLGSVKG
- a CDS encoding ABC transporter permease, which encodes MKVANFQAKKPIQRQNKVWNKLKRDRYLYLLGLPGLLCMIIFKYTPMWGVLIAFQDYSPFLGFLKSEWVGFENFTLFFNNPDFFMLLRNTLAINLLSLVFFFPVPIILSLMLNEVRNEVFKRTIQSIVYLPHFLSWVIIAGLTFTMFSTGEGLVNNVLISLGFDRIEWLTTPEYFWGFLTGQSIWKEAGWGTVIFLAAMANVDPQLYEAARIDGANRIQQMWSITIPAIQNVIIILLILKLGHIMDVGFEQVFLLQNSAVSSVSDVFDTYIYRVGVKQSQFSYTTAVGLFKSAIGLLLVILSNKMVKKAGGSGFY